A window of the Arachis duranensis cultivar V14167 chromosome 5, aradu.V14167.gnm2.J7QH, whole genome shotgun sequence genome harbors these coding sequences:
- the LOC107490142 gene encoding probable acyl-[acyl-carrier-protein]--UDP-N-acetylglucosamine O-acyltransferase, mitochondrial: protein MSSLFLKLTALSSRRSRILPSSVFHPRFFSGFAEEEQSVNVHSSNTATNPCFIHPTAIVHPNALIGQGVSIGPFCTVSPSAKLGNGCQLHPGSHIFGNTYIGDNCMMMAGAIVGDDYPGCTVIGNNNIIGHHAVIGVKCQDLKYKLEDECFLEIGDNNDXXXTDKTVIGDCNLIMGSCHIAHDCKIGNNNILANNTLLAGHVVVEDYVHTAGATVVHQFCHLGSFSFLGGGSVVSQDVPKYTMVAGERAELRGLNLVGLTRRGFSTAEIRSLKAAYRKIFMRADANAGSFEDRLAEVEQHEELTCVPAVRAMLQSIRNSFVEDRRGICKFRHWNGS, encoded by the exons ATGTCGTCGTTGTTCCTTAAACTCACCGCTCTCAGCAGCCGCCGCAGCCGCATCCTCCCAAGTTCAGTGTTCCACCCACGCTTCTTCTCCG GTTTTGCAGAGGAGGAGCAAAGTGTTAACGTCCACTCTTCCAACACTGCCACAAACCCATGCTTCATTCACCCCACCGCAATTGTTCATCCCAATGCTCTCATCGGCCAg GGGGTTTCCATTGGACCTTTTTGTACTGTGAGTCCCTCCGCGAAGTTGGGGAATGGTTGTCAACTGCATCCTGGAAGCCATATTTTTGGAAATACATATATAGGGGACAATTGTATGATGATGGC TGGTGCTATTGTTGGTGATGATTATCCTGGATGTACCGTCATTGGAAACAATAACATCATCGGGCATCATGCTGTGATTGGTGTCAAATGTCAAGATTTGAAATATAAG ctagaggatgaaTGTTTCCTGGAAATTGGAGATAATAACGATANNNNNNCAACCGATAAGACT GTTATTGGTGATTGCAATTTGATCATGGGATCTTGTCATATTGCTCATGATTGCAAGATCGGTAACAACAACATTTTAGCGAATAATACTCTTCTAGCTGGGCATGTTGTGGTGGAA GACTATGTTCACACTGCAGGAGCTACGGTTGTTCATCAATTCTGCCATCTtggctctttctcttttcttggtGGTGGTTCTGTG GTTTCACAAGATGTCCCAAAGTACACGATGGTAGCCGGAGAAAGAGCGGAGCTTCGGGGTCTAAATTTAGTGGGCCTGACTCGACGTGGATTCAGCACTGCAGAG ATCAGGAGCCTTAAAGCAGCCTATCGGAAGATATTCATGCGTGCTGATGCAAATGCTGGGTCATTCGAGGACAGGCTTGCCGAAGTG GAGCAACACGAGGAATTGACTTGTGTTCCTGCTGTACGAGCCATGTTGCAGTCTATTCGCAATTCTTTTGTAGAAGATCGTCGTGGAATATGCAAGTTTAGACACTGGAATGGCTCATAA
- the LOC107490117 gene encoding protein EFFECTOR OF TRANSCRIPTION 2 yields MVVAVPNQDHHHSSFIFKRLKREECSHTKHDSIFSKWKILIGASDWEDHSKGKEGCARYRIHNLPEKACPGVYELGIAVSSRNDLGRQIYKLAPECVVVTYLGETDNVRDRLQCYGRDGSHLHSKTSPEYSIYDSLQKKRPLFQEIFSQGYPIVYRWVAMNNKEEAKRIESQLLKTFDYAWNISSNGCRRPNDILQKINKISSSTRTISDMARELLPFTRKQVGIRIKVDEEEEDSDGIYSFISRVFKFNKSRPRKVENIVIANQQDAVICGVALGDGSVCINTPAERRKRCPQHKGMRINNVSPAKAFVSPKSKSNLVSEINKFMDQNVSNDDVPDIPKKPVEESSSKTNICGIILYDGSPCRRVPVKGRKRCQEHKGKKIYAKQKMI; encoded by the exons ATGGTGGTAGCAGTGCCAAATCAGGATCACCATCATTCCTCCTTCATCTTCAAAAGGCTCAAGAGGGAGGAATGCAGCCACACCAAACATGATTCTATCTTCTCCAAATGGAAG ATTTTAATTGGTGCTTCCGATTGGGAAGATCATTCAAAGGGAAAAGAAGGATGTGCAAGATACAGGATCCATAACCTGCCAGAAAAAGCTTGTCCAGGTGTATATGAGCTTGGAATAGCTGTGTCATCAAGGAATGATTTGGGGAGGCAAATTTACAAACTTGCCCCTGAGTGTGTAGTTGTGACTTACCTTGGAGAAACTGATAATGTAAGGGATAGGCTGCAATGCTATGGCAGAGATGGATCTCATTTGCACAGCAAAACTTCTCCTGAATACTCAATTTATGATTCTCTCCAAAAGAAGAGGCCATTGTTTCAGGAGATTTTTTCACAGGGATACCCTATTGTTTATAGATGGGTTGCT ATGAACAATAAAGAAGAGGCCAAGAGAATAGAGTCTCAGCTGCTTAAAACATTTGATTATGCATGGAATATAAGCAGTAATGGTTGCCGGCGGCCGAACGATATTCTTCAAAAGATAAACAAGATTTCCTCCAGCACAAGAACAATCTCAGATATGGCCAGGGAGCTCCTACCTTTCACCCGAAAACAAGTCGGTATCCGAATTAAagtagatgaagaagaagaagacagtgatGGCATCTACAGTTTCATATCTAGGGTGTTCAAATTCAACAAATCAAGGCCTAGGAAAGTCGAAAATATCGTCATTGCCAATCAGCAGGATGCTGTAATTTGTGGGGTGGCTTTAGGTGATGGTTCTGTCTGTATAAATACACCAGCTGAAAGAAGAAAGAGGTGTCCTCAACACAAAGGAATGAGAATTAATAATGTGTCCCCTGCCAAAGCATTTGTATCCCCAAAATCAAAGAGCAATTTGGTTTCAGAAATCAATAAGTTTATGGACCAAAATGTTAGCAATGATGATGTACCAGACATTCCAAAAAAACCAGTTGAAGAGAGTAGTAGTAAAACCAATATATGTGGAATCATATTGTATGATGGTTCACCTTGTAGAAGAGTACCGGTTAAAGGAaggaaaaggtgccaagagcataaaggaaagaaaatttatGCCAAGCAGAAGATGATTTAA
- the LOC107490143 gene encoding pentatricopeptide repeat-containing protein At2g15690, mitochondrial, translated as MLTLKVAYPFDFDIRYYSSAIVPYSLQNQNSMELKLHSSMASLAPVPRKLNTVISSHSKLPHFSPPKPSNCSLPSTPLCSYAVPDSKNPTTNSNKVQPRRKNATPTGRFAQKTQTSRKENLPREPKPKLDNTHNRVDQNRQNALFDATTLNVNLIELCEEGKLAEAMELMGQGSVADYGVFLAMLNLCEGMRSLEYGKRVHEFLRRSRFRGEVELNNRLIGMYGKCGNMNIARKVFDRMPERNMSSWHLMIIGYTENGAGDDALLVFQEMKEAGIRPESETFALVLAACAREEAVEEGLLHFESMKEYGIVPTMDHYKEVINILGNAGQLNEAEEFIESKPFQPEDDIWEALRNFARIHGDMDLEDRAEELLACLNPSKAIADKLPTPPRKKQSAINMLEEKNRVAEYRCAVPYKEADEKLKGLSGQMREAGYVPDTRYVLHDIDEEEKEKALQYHSERLAIAYGLISTPPRTTLRIIKNLRICGDCHNAIKIMSKIVGRELIVRDNKRFHHFRDGKCSCGDYW; from the coding sequence ATGTTAACTCTAAAAGTAGCCTATCCGTTTGATTTCGATATCCGATATTATTCTTCTGCAATTGTTCCATACAGCCTCCAAAATCAGAACTCCATGGAGCTCAAACTCCACTCATCAATGGCGTCACTGGCACCCGTTCCCCGCAAATTAAACACCGTCATCTCATCCCATTCCAAACTCCCACACTTCTCTCCTCCGAAGCCCTCCAATTGCTCTCTCCCTTCCACTCCTCTATGCTCCTACGCCGTTCCCGATTCCAAGAACCCCACCACCAACAGCAACAAGGTCCAACCCCGCCGTAAAAACGCCACCCCTACTGGTCGTTTCGCTCAAAAGACCCAAACTTCACGGAAGGAGAATCTTCCCAGAGAACCAAAACCCAAACTTGATAATACTCATAATAGGGTCGACCAGAACCGCCAAAACGCGCTGTTTGATGCAACCACCCTGAACGTTAATTTGATTGAGTTGTGCGAAGAGGGTAAGCTTGCTGAAGCTATGGAACTCATGGGTCAAGGTTCTGTTGCTGATTATGGTGTTTTTCTCGCCATGTTGAATTTGTGCGAGGGTATGAGGTCGCTTGAGTATGGGAAAAGGGTTCATGAGTTCTTGAGAAGATCGAGGTTTCGAGGGGAGGTGGAATTGAACAACAGGTTGATTGGAATGTATGGGAAATGTGGTAACATGAATATTGCACGCAAGGTGTTTGATCGAATGCCAGAGAGAAACATGAGTTCTTGGCACTTGATGATCATTGGATACACTGAAAATGGAGCTGGTGATGATGCTTTGTTGGTTTTTCAGGAGATGAAGGAGGCAGGGATACGGCCTGAGAGTGAAACTTTTGCATTGGTTTTGGCTGCGTGTGCAAGGGAAGAAGCTGTAGAGGAAGGATTATTGCACTTTGAATCAATGAAGGAGTATGGAATTGTTCCCACCATGGATCATTACAAGGAGGTTATTAACATTCTGGGGAATGCCGGTCAGTTGAATGAAGCTGAGGAATTCATTGAGAGTAAGCCATTTCAGCCTGAAGATGACATTTGGGAGGCTCTTCGAAATTTTGCTAGGATTCATGGAGATATGGATCTTGAGGATCGTGCGGAGGAGTTGTTGGCATGTCTCAATCCTTCAAAGGCCATTGCTGATAAGCTTCCAACACCTCCAAGGAAGAAACAGTCTGCAATTAACATGCTAGAGGAGAAGAATAGAGTGGCCGAGTATCGGTGTGCCGTTCCGTATAAAGAGGCTGATGAGAAATTGAAGGGATTGAGTGGCCAGATGAGGGAAGCAGGTTATGTGCCTGATACAAGATATGTTCTCCATGACATTGatgaggaagaaaaagagaaggccTTGCAATATCATAGCGAGCGATTGGCCATTGCTTATGGTCTAATCAGCACTCCCCCGAGAACTACACTTCGGATAATAAAGAATCTGCGTATTTGTGGTGACTGCCACAATGCAATCAAAATCATGTCCAAGATCGTCGGACGGGAGCTTATTGTCAGGGATAACAAACGATTCCATCATTTTAGAGATGGAAAATGCTCATGCGGAGATTATTGGTAG
- the LOC107490144 gene encoding mitochondrial carrier protein CoAc2 gives MGIKRGAEEAKAMVVDDVLDSMPLFAKELLAGGTAGGFAKTVVAPLERVKILFQTRRAEFHSSGLVGSVSRIAKTEGFLGFYRGNGASVARIIPYAALHYMSYEEYRRWIMLTFPDVSKGPTLDLMAGSLSGGTAVLFTYPLDLIRTKLAYQVVSPEKLNVSGMVHNEQVYRGIQDCFAKTYREGGIRGLYRGVAPTLVGIFPYAGLKFYFYEEMKRHVPEEYKKSIMVKLTCGSVAGLLGQTFTYPLEVVRRQMQVQTLLASDNAELKGIMKSLVVIARNQGWKQLFSGLSINYIKVVPSVAIGFTVYDTMKSYLRVPSRDDAAVEVVTNKRISQPSSQTQ, from the exons ATGGGAATCAAAAGAGGAGCAGAAGAAGCTAAAGCCATGGTGGTTGATGATGTCTTGGACTCCATGCCCCTCTTCGCTAAGGAGCTTCTTGCGGGTGGCACAGCTGGTGGTTTCGCCAAAACCGTCGTTGCCCCACTTGAACGTGTCAAAATCCTCTTCCAG ACGCGAAGAGCTGAGTTTCACAGCTCAGGACTTGTTGGATCAGTCAGCAGAATTGCCAAGACCGAAGGCTTTTTAGGTTTCTACAG AGGAAATGGAGCAAGTGTTGCAAGGATTATACCTTATGCAGCACTTCATTATATGTCCTATGAGGAATACCGCAGATGGATCATGCTTACTTTCCCTGATGTTTCGAAAGGCCCTACCCTTGATCTCATGGCAGGCTCATTATCCGGAGGGACGGCTGTTCTTTTTACGTATCCTCTCGACTTGATTCGGACTAAGTTAGCTTATCAG GTTGTTAGTCCAGAAAAGTTGAATGTTTCAGGGATGGTTCATAATGAACAAGTTTATAGAGGGATCCAAGATTGCTTTGCAAAAACTTATAGAGAAGGTGGCATTAGAGGTCTCTATAGGGGAGTAG CTCCAACGCTTGTCGGAATATTCCCGTATGCTGGTTTGAAGTTTTACTTCTACGAAGAAATGAAGCGCCATGTCCCTGAGGAGTACAAGAAAAGCATTATGGTGAAACTCACATGTGGATCCGTAGCAGGTCTATTGGGGCAGACCTTCACATATCCTCTTGAAGTTGTTAGGAGGCAAATGCAG GTTCAAACTCTGCTGGCATCTGATAATGCAGAACTGAAGGGGATTATGAAATCACTTGTTGTGATTGCTCGAAATCAGGGCTGGAAGCAGCTGTTCTCAGGGCTCAGCATCAATTACATAAAG GTTGTTCCATCAGTGGCAATTGGGTTTACCGTTTATGATACCATGAAATCATACCTGAGAGTTCCATCAAGAGATGATGCTGCAGTTGAAGTGGTAACCAATAAAAGAATCAGCCAACCATCGTCGCAGACACAGTAA